A single window of Oceanococcus atlanticus DNA harbors:
- the gloB gene encoding hydroxyacylglutathione hydrolase: MFAISPIPAFQDNYIWALHNEAGHCVVVDPGDAAPVERFLDAHSLNLGAILITHHHPDHTGGIAALSSNHEVVVYGPANPAISGITQPLRNGDELTLDAFDLHLKVLEVPGHTLDHIAFYSAQKHILFCGDTLFHCGCGRLFEGSPEQMLQSLDRLAELPGETAVYCTHEYTLANMRFAQAVEPDNATLAAALDAVQALRNQDQPSLPTHIDVQRQINPFLRSRELSVIQAIRAREPSASSPAEIFASLRTWKDRF, translated from the coding sequence ATGTTCGCGATTTCGCCCATCCCCGCGTTTCAGGACAATTATATTTGGGCCCTACACAATGAGGCAGGGCATTGCGTGGTCGTCGACCCGGGTGACGCTGCTCCGGTGGAGCGTTTTTTAGACGCGCACAGCCTGAACCTTGGGGCGATTTTGATCACCCATCATCACCCCGATCATACCGGAGGCATCGCGGCCTTGAGCAGCAACCACGAGGTGGTGGTTTATGGCCCAGCCAATCCGGCCATCAGCGGCATCACGCAACCGCTGAGAAATGGTGATGAACTGACACTGGATGCGTTCGACCTGCACCTCAAGGTGCTTGAAGTTCCGGGCCATACGCTGGATCACATCGCTTTCTACAGCGCTCAGAAGCACATACTGTTTTGCGGCGACACCCTGTTTCATTGCGGCTGCGGCCGCCTGTTTGAGGGCTCCCCGGAGCAAATGCTGCAGTCGCTGGATCGCCTTGCCGAACTGCCCGGCGAAACCGCCGTGTACTGCACCCACGAATACACTCTGGCCAATATGCGCTTTGCTCAAGCCGTCGAGCCTGACAATGCCACGCTCGCCGCGGCGCTTGATGCCGTCCAGGCCCTGCGCAACCAAGATCAACCCAGCCTGCCCACGCACATTGATGTTCAGCGCCAGATCAATCCTTTTCTGCGTAGCCGCGAACTCAGCGTGATTCAGGCCATCCGGGCGCGCGAGCCCAGCGCCTCTTCGCCAGCGGAGATCTTCGCCAGCCTGCGCACCTGGAAAGACCGCTTCTGA
- a CDS encoding class I SAM-dependent methyltransferase → MKYAKSSEAWLDTSRGQAVLSAEKVQLDHAMTTLFGRSVLQIGGWGGSLLTPAPHWRSGVLGPARNVDVRCELSALPLAGNSVDAVLLAHSLELAPSAHSLLREVDRALSARGQLLILGFNPYSVWGLWQWLVRRYPALPQGTRPLRSGRIQDWLRLLDYEVVACQRFGPTRQPPRWLRQPLRWLRPVTGWFAPVYLIRARKRRIPANMVRRPVWQRSAVAGMDGVATRSSARVVVPLSPPGSTR, encoded by the coding sequence ATGAAATATGCCAAGTCATCCGAGGCGTGGTTGGACACCTCACGCGGCCAGGCGGTTCTGAGTGCCGAGAAGGTCCAGCTGGATCACGCCATGACCACCCTGTTCGGTCGCAGTGTTCTGCAAATCGGCGGCTGGGGCGGAAGTTTGCTCACGCCGGCCCCGCACTGGCGCAGCGGCGTGCTCGGTCCGGCGCGTAACGTGGATGTGCGCTGTGAGCTTTCGGCTTTGCCGTTGGCCGGTAACAGCGTGGATGCGGTACTGCTGGCCCACAGCCTGGAGCTGGCGCCGTCAGCGCACAGTTTGTTACGCGAGGTGGATCGGGCGCTGAGCGCGCGAGGCCAATTGCTGATCCTTGGTTTCAACCCTTACAGCGTGTGGGGGCTGTGGCAGTGGCTGGTGCGGCGTTACCCGGCGCTGCCCCAAGGCACACGCCCGCTGCGCAGTGGGCGTATCCAGGACTGGTTGCGCCTGCTGGATTACGAAGTGGTGGCCTGTCAGCGCTTCGGGCCGACACGTCAGCCGCCGCGCTGGTTGCGTCAGCCCCTGCGTTGGTTGCGACCGGTCACCGGTTGGTTCGCGCCGGTGTACCTGATTCGTGCGCGCAAACGGCGCATCCCGGCCAATATGGTGCGCCGTCCGGTCTGGCAGCGCAGTGCCGTGGCTGGTATGGATGGTGTGGCCACCCGCAGCAGTGCCCGCGTGGTGGTGCCGCTGAGTCCGCCGGGGTCGACCCGATGA
- the rnhA gene encoding ribonuclease HI has translation MSRVVIYTDGACSGNPGPGGWGAWLRYADQERDLCGGEADTTNNRMELRAAIEALNALKRTCQVDLYTDSTYLRQGVTQWMANWKRKQWRTAAGKPVKNQDLWQALDAATQRHDVAWHWVKGHSGDVGNERADELARQGMEPYK, from the coding sequence ATGAGCCGTGTCGTGATCTACACCGATGGTGCTTGCAGCGGAAACCCTGGTCCGGGTGGCTGGGGCGCGTGGTTGCGGTACGCCGATCAGGAGCGCGACCTGTGTGGCGGCGAGGCCGACACCACCAACAACCGGATGGAGCTGCGTGCAGCGATCGAGGCGCTGAACGCGCTCAAACGCACCTGCCAGGTGGATCTGTACACCGATTCCACCTATCTGCGGCAAGGCGTGACCCAGTGGATGGCCAACTGGAAGCGCAAACAATGGCGCACCGCGGCCGGCAAGCCGGTCAAGAATCAGGATCTGTGGCAGGCCCTGGATGCCGCCACCCAGCGCCATGACGTGGCCTGGCACTGGGTCAAGGGCCACAGTGGAGATGTTGGCAATGAACGTGCCGATGAACTCGCCCGGCAGGGCATGGAGCCGTACAAATGA
- a CDS encoding LysM peptidoglycan-binding domain-containing protein, producing the protein MRRLMLILAVAGLVSGWTPAQASDEDFWAWLGPQLELADIQHDEIDRWEARYRRRHVELEIILQRGKDFLYPLAMAVRDRGMPLEIALLPIIESHLDPTAVSDQGARGLWQILPSTAEHLGLKHDWWSDESADYLLSTRAALNYLEYLHDRFGGWLLALAAYNAGEGRVWSEMRRLNRRGDAFDLWTMRLPVQTQVYVPKLLGLARVLRDPHGVDLPALTTRRSFTRISTDGPLDVAQIADLAKLSVEKVYRLNPQLLRWSLPPQGPYTVYLPIESSAAFRHALAQMSDNQRRKWYRHNVASGETLSLIAKRYNSNVNLIEALNGLKSDTIKVGQTLVISDHEWGMGRATLNAARQRGRLDFAPRPLKAGYHQVAQGESLWSIARLYGTSVDKLRSHNDLNPRSPLVPGQLLRTGTTDGRHKVFYTVRKGDALSLIAQRYKVRVRDIQAWNQLDSSLLKPGQTLELRLPANSG; encoded by the coding sequence ATGCGCCGGCTCATGTTGATCCTGGCTGTGGCCGGGCTGGTCAGCGGGTGGACGCCAGCGCAGGCATCAGATGAGGACTTCTGGGCCTGGCTGGGCCCACAGCTGGAACTGGCCGATATCCAGCACGATGAAATTGACCGCTGGGAAGCGCGTTACCGACGTCGCCACGTCGAGCTGGAAATCATTCTGCAACGCGGCAAGGACTTTCTATACCCGCTGGCCATGGCGGTGCGCGACCGCGGCATGCCGCTGGAAATTGCCCTGCTGCCGATCATCGAAAGCCACCTGGACCCGACCGCGGTGTCGGACCAAGGCGCGCGCGGCCTGTGGCAAATCCTGCCCTCGACAGCCGAACACCTGGGTCTGAAGCATGACTGGTGGAGTGATGAAAGCGCGGACTACCTGCTCTCCACGCGCGCCGCGCTGAATTATCTTGAATACCTGCATGACCGTTTCGGTGGCTGGCTGCTGGCCTTGGCCGCCTACAACGCTGGCGAGGGTCGCGTGTGGTCGGAAATGCGCCGGCTCAATCGTCGTGGGGACGCCTTCGATCTGTGGACGATGCGCCTGCCCGTACAAACTCAGGTTTACGTGCCCAAACTGCTGGGTCTGGCCCGTGTTCTGCGTGATCCACACGGTGTGGATCTACCCGCGCTCACCACCCGGCGCAGTTTTACCCGGATCAGCACCGACGGCCCACTGGATGTCGCCCAGATTGCCGACCTGGCCAAACTCAGCGTCGAGAAAGTCTATCGACTGAACCCACAACTGCTACGCTGGAGCCTGCCGCCTCAAGGTCCCTACACCGTCTACCTGCCGATCGAAAGCAGTGCTGCATTCCGCCATGCCCTGGCCCAGATGTCAGACAACCAGCGGCGCAAGTGGTATCGCCATAACGTGGCCAGCGGCGAAACCTTGAGCCTGATCGCCAAACGCTACAACTCCAATGTCAACCTCATCGAAGCCCTCAACGGGCTCAAGTCAGACACGATCAAAGTCGGCCAGACCTTGGTGATCAGCGATCACGAGTGGGGCATGGGCCGCGCAACGCTCAATGCGGCGCGCCAGCGCGGCCGCCTGGACTTTGCACCACGACCGCTCAAAGCCGGCTATCATCAGGTCGCGCAGGGCGAATCGCTGTGGAGCATCGCCCGACTGTACGGTACGTCGGTGGACAAGCTGCGCAGTCACAATGACCTCAATCCCCGTTCACCTCTGGTGCCGGGGCAGCTGCTGCGGACTGGCACCACGGATGGCCGCCACAAGGTGTTCTACACCGTCCGCAAAGGCGATGCGTTGTCTTTGATTGCGCAACGGTACAAGGTACGGGTGCGAGACATACAGGCCTGGAACCAGCTTGATAGCAGTCTGCTTAAGCCGGGACAGACCCTGGAATTGCGCCTCCCTGCAAACTCTGGCTAA